In the genome of Pseudarthrobacter sp. IC2-21, one region contains:
- a CDS encoding phosphatase PAP2 family protein, which produces MLVGGVLVVIMALLGAEVYDNVVDDAGLTSLDRPALQLAESLRNPGLDAAVTAFTNIGGGIGMPILASILTAWLTFLSRTWRPIILVGGAAAVSTTATTVGKRLVGRTRPDHADAVPPYETSPSFPSGHTLNTTVVIGVLIYIMCLQFEMTWARITAIVAGVVFIIAMGLSRVFLGHHWMTDVMAGWFLGLAWVGIVILAHRLFHVLRRREHAGPPPTFEHPAIRDEQRS; this is translated from the coding sequence ATGCTGGTGGGTGGTGTTCTGGTGGTCATCATGGCGCTGCTCGGTGCCGAGGTCTACGACAACGTGGTGGACGATGCCGGGCTGACGTCCCTGGACCGGCCTGCGCTCCAACTGGCCGAAAGCCTGCGGAACCCCGGCCTCGACGCAGCCGTGACGGCATTCACCAACATCGGCGGCGGCATCGGCATGCCCATCCTGGCCAGCATCCTGACAGCCTGGCTCACGTTCCTGAGCAGGACATGGCGCCCCATCATCCTGGTGGGCGGCGCCGCAGCCGTCTCCACGACGGCGACGACAGTGGGTAAGCGCCTGGTTGGCCGCACCCGCCCGGACCACGCTGATGCGGTCCCGCCGTATGAGACCTCGCCGTCGTTCCCCAGCGGCCACACCCTGAACACCACGGTGGTCATTGGTGTCCTGATCTACATCATGTGCCTCCAGTTTGAGATGACCTGGGCGCGAATCACCGCGATCGTCGCCGGGGTGGTCTTCATCATTGCCATGGGCCTGAGCCGGGTTTTCCTGGGGCACCACTGGATGACGGACGTCATGGCCGGCTGGTTCCTGGGCCTGGCGTGGGTGGGAATAGTGATCCTGGCCCACAGGCTTTTCCATGTATTGCGGAGACGCGAGCACGCAGGTCCGCCCCCGACGTTCGAACACCCTGCTATCCGGGACGAGCAGCGGAGCTGA
- the upp gene encoding uracil phosphoribosyltransferase: protein MRTLVVDHPLVAHKLTVLRDKNTPSPVFRMLTEELVTLLAYEATRDVRTQPVTIETPVSTTVGTAFTKPTPLVVPILRAGLGMLEGMTKLVPTAEVGFLGMARDEETLDIITYAERLPEDLTDRQIFVLDPMLATGGTLREAIKFLFKRGASDVTCICLLAAPEGLAKLEEELADANVTIVLASIDEKLNDKSYIVPGLGDAGDRLYGIAG, encoded by the coding sequence ATGCGCACTCTTGTTGTTGACCACCCGCTGGTCGCCCATAAGCTCACCGTCCTGAGGGACAAAAACACCCCGTCTCCGGTTTTCCGGATGCTGACGGAAGAGCTGGTGACACTGCTCGCGTATGAGGCCACGCGCGATGTGCGCACCCAGCCCGTGACCATCGAAACGCCGGTGAGCACCACCGTGGGCACCGCCTTCACCAAGCCCACCCCGCTGGTGGTCCCCATCCTCCGCGCCGGCCTGGGCATGCTTGAGGGCATGACCAAACTGGTCCCCACTGCTGAGGTGGGTTTCCTGGGCATGGCCCGCGACGAGGAAACGCTGGACATCATCACCTACGCCGAGCGTCTGCCGGAGGACCTTACGGACCGTCAGATCTTTGTCCTGGATCCCATGCTGGCTACCGGCGGGACCCTCCGCGAAGCCATCAAGTTCCTGTTCAAGCGCGGCGCCTCCGACGTCACCTGCATTTGCCTGCTGGCCGCGCCGGAAGGCCTGGCCAAGCTGGAAGAAGAACTGGCGGATGCCAACGTGACCATCGTCCTGGCCTCCATCGACGAAAAGCTCAACGACAAGTCCTACATCGTTCCCGGGCTCGGCGATGCTGGAGACCGCCTCTACGGCATTGCCGGCTAG
- a CDS encoding VOC family protein has translation MDWKLELVFVPVSDVDRAKDFYVNKVGFNADYDERPSEGIRFVQLTPPGSACSICIGEGLNDAPPGTAPSLQMVVSDIQAAHAHLKKNGVDVSDVDVQDWGHFVYFADPDGNKWAVQYIPGRESQG, from the coding sequence ATGGACTGGAAACTTGAACTTGTCTTTGTCCCTGTGTCCGACGTGGACCGTGCGAAGGATTTCTACGTCAACAAAGTCGGCTTCAACGCTGACTACGACGAGCGGCCCAGTGAGGGCATCCGTTTTGTCCAGCTGACGCCGCCCGGATCCGCCTGTTCCATCTGCATTGGCGAGGGCCTCAACGACGCCCCGCCGGGGACGGCCCCGAGCCTGCAGATGGTGGTCAGCGATATCCAGGCTGCCCACGCCCATCTCAAGAAGAACGGGGTGGATGTGAGTGACGTGGACGTGCAGGACTGGGGCCATTTTGTGTACTTCGCGGATCCCGACGGCAACAAGTGGGCCGTGCAGTACATCCCGGGCCGGGAGTCCCAGGGCTGA
- a CDS encoding ArnT family glycosyltransferase has protein sequence MAIDIPGHAGGLQGPTDGRRGVPVPEGFPAARSQDGHSRSGPSRGARRRLLRLRLELAAVLVATAVLYLWNLGASGWANAFYSAAAQAGSQDWTAWFFGSSDAANSITVDKPPASLWIMGLSVRLFGLSSWSVLVPEALMGVATAWLLYLAVRRAAGPAAADSLLAHRAGLLAAVVLAITPVAALMFRFNNPDALLVLLMTAAGYATLRSIQDGKVRWLVLAGVLLGFGFLTKQLQVLLVLPGFAVAYFVAAPEGICRRLLRLAAAGAAMVAAAGWWLLAVELTPANLRPYIGGSQNNSIIELTLGYNGLGRLSGDETGSVGGGNGWGVPGPLRMFSSEFGGQIAWLLPSVLILAAGLLWVGRRAPRTDGVRASVIMWGSWVLVTGLVFSFMAGIIHPYYAVALAPGIAGLAGLGGVLLWQHRRQPAAALLLAAAVAAAASMGFALLGTTSAYGPWLRWFVLAAGLAGAAGVLFGRYLSFRVVQRTTAVLAVAASLAGPLAFSLSTAAAVHSGAIVSAGPATSAGGFRPGGPAAAGQGNPLRNGANPNGPGGTASGTGANINGPGGTSRQAGGMGGLLGATSPSAQLVTALRSDASRYTWAAAVVGSNNAAGYQLATQLPVMPVGGFNGTDPSPSLGGFQDLVAQGKIHYFIAGGTMRSTSGSDAASQIAQWVAATFPAQSIGGTTVYALVG, from the coding sequence GTGGCCATCGATATCCCGGGCCATGCCGGCGGGCTTCAGGGGCCCACGGACGGCCGGCGCGGTGTTCCTGTGCCGGAAGGTTTCCCGGCGGCCCGTTCACAGGACGGCCATTCACGGTCCGGCCCATCACGTGGCGCCCGTCGCAGGCTCCTCCGGCTGCGTCTGGAGTTGGCCGCGGTCCTGGTGGCCACGGCGGTGCTGTACCTCTGGAACCTGGGAGCATCGGGCTGGGCAAATGCGTTTTATTCCGCGGCGGCCCAGGCGGGCTCCCAGGACTGGACCGCCTGGTTCTTCGGCTCTTCGGACGCCGCCAATTCCATCACCGTTGACAAACCTCCGGCATCGCTGTGGATCATGGGCCTGTCGGTCCGGCTCTTCGGCTTGAGTTCATGGAGCGTCCTGGTACCCGAAGCGCTCATGGGGGTGGCCACGGCGTGGCTGCTGTATCTCGCAGTACGGCGGGCAGCGGGGCCGGCCGCTGCCGATAGCCTCCTGGCACACCGGGCGGGCCTGCTGGCGGCCGTGGTTCTGGCGATCACACCGGTGGCCGCGCTGATGTTCCGGTTCAACAATCCCGATGCCCTGCTTGTTCTGCTCATGACCGCCGCCGGCTACGCGACACTCCGGTCCATTCAGGACGGGAAGGTGCGCTGGCTGGTGCTGGCCGGCGTGCTCCTGGGCTTCGGTTTCCTCACCAAACAGCTCCAGGTGCTGCTGGTGCTTCCCGGTTTTGCCGTGGCCTACTTTGTGGCGGCACCGGAAGGAATCTGCCGTCGCCTGCTTCGCCTGGCGGCGGCGGGTGCGGCCATGGTGGCCGCCGCAGGGTGGTGGCTCCTCGCCGTGGAGCTCACGCCGGCAAACTTGCGGCCGTACATTGGCGGTTCGCAGAACAACTCGATCATTGAGCTCACGCTGGGCTATAACGGTTTGGGCCGCCTGAGCGGTGACGAAACCGGGAGCGTGGGCGGCGGCAACGGGTGGGGCGTTCCGGGCCCGTTGCGGATGTTCAGCAGTGAGTTCGGCGGCCAGATTGCGTGGCTGCTGCCGTCCGTGCTGATCCTCGCCGCCGGCCTGCTGTGGGTGGGCCGGCGGGCACCTCGCACGGATGGTGTCCGCGCCTCCGTCATCATGTGGGGCTCGTGGGTGCTGGTCACGGGGCTGGTCTTCAGTTTCATGGCGGGCATTATCCACCCCTACTACGCGGTGGCACTTGCGCCCGGAATCGCCGGCCTGGCCGGGCTGGGCGGCGTCCTCCTCTGGCAGCACCGGCGGCAGCCCGCCGCAGCGCTGCTGCTCGCCGCTGCCGTGGCGGCTGCGGCAAGCATGGGCTTCGCCCTTTTGGGCACCACCTCCGCCTACGGTCCGTGGCTCCGCTGGTTTGTCCTGGCCGCCGGGCTTGCGGGCGCGGCGGGTGTCTTGTTCGGCCGTTACCTGAGCTTCCGTGTGGTGCAGCGGACGACGGCGGTCCTCGCCGTCGCCGCCTCCCTTGCCGGACCGCTGGCGTTCTCGCTATCAACGGCCGCGGCCGTCCACAGCGGCGCGATCGTCAGCGCCGGACCTGCCACGAGCGCAGGCGGGTTCCGTCCAGGCGGTCCTGCTGCAGCCGGCCAAGGTAACCCGTTACGGAACGGCGCCAATCCCAACGGGCCTGGCGGCACCGCCAGCGGCACCGGCGCCAACATCAATGGACCGGGCGGCACCAGCCGGCAGGCCGGCGGAATGGGTGGCCTTCTGGGTGCCACCTCGCCGTCGGCTCAGTTGGTGACCGCCCTGAGAAGTGACGCGTCCCGCTATACCTGGGCGGCCGCCGTCGTGGGTTCCAACAATGCGGCCGGCTACCAGTTGGCAACGCAACTGCCGGTCATGCCCGTGGGCGGCTTCAATGGAACGGACCCCTCCCCCAGCCTTGGCGGGTTCCAGGATCTGGTGGCGCAAGGCAAGATCCACTACTTCATTGCCGGCGGAACGATGCGGTCCACCAGCGGCTCGGACGCCGCATCCCAGATTGCGCAGTGGGTGGCGGCAACGTTCCCTGCGCAATCCATCGGCGGAACCACGGTTTACGCGCTGGTTGGTTAG
- a CDS encoding glycosyltransferase family 39 protein: MTSTITPADAGPTSGAPQEAPAVPDAGAHSGHAVPSGTAPGPGTRWTRYAFGSQPRWVRPSAAALLVATAVLYLWNLAATGYGNSFYAAAIQAGTKDWTAFLFGSLDAGNAITVDKPPAALWIPALAGRIFGFSSLSMLVPEALMGVAAVGILYLTVKRISGPGAGLLAGGALALTPVAALMFKFNNPDALLTLCLVLAAYFTTRAIEQAGWKWLAAAGAVVGLAFLTKMLQGFLIVPALGLAYLWAAPTTAGRRILHLLGAVGGIVVVAGSYVALFQLTPASARPYMAGSTTNSFLELTFGYNGLSRITGSGEGMPGGGAGAPGGTGAGGFGGGNGGFGGAAGLLRMFGTSFGAEVAWLLPAALILLAAGLWFTRREIRTSRTRAALILWGGWLLVTAGVFSFMSGIVHPYYSVALAPAIAALAGIGSVELWRGRGYWPARIVLAVVILGSSIWSAVLLGRDVSWLPWLRIVIVVLGVLAGAAVILRLDARGTAGRFRHAGAAAVVVVSILAGGLGTGAWTLATAASAHSGSIPTSGPAGSSTGGFGNRTAGFRDGRTGAGSSSDGSSAGGAGGDTAAGDSALGGLPGADGPGSEGTADSAVTALLSSTTTKWSAIVSGATQAASLELATNTSVIALGGWNGGDPYPTLAQFQDMVSKGEIGYFIEGGGMGGGMGGRGGNSEVAAWVQANFQSQTVGSATVYALAK; this comes from the coding sequence ATGACCTCCACCATCACACCGGCTGACGCCGGCCCCACTTCCGGCGCCCCGCAGGAGGCTCCTGCCGTGCCGGACGCCGGCGCACATTCCGGGCACGCAGTTCCCTCGGGAACGGCCCCGGGTCCCGGCACTCGCTGGACCCGGTACGCGTTCGGCAGCCAGCCCCGCTGGGTCCGGCCTTCGGCTGCGGCTCTCCTGGTGGCCACGGCAGTCCTGTATCTGTGGAACCTCGCGGCCACCGGATATGGCAACTCCTTCTACGCCGCCGCCATCCAGGCCGGAACCAAAGACTGGACGGCCTTCCTGTTCGGTTCACTGGATGCCGGCAACGCGATCACGGTGGACAAGCCCCCTGCCGCACTCTGGATTCCTGCCCTCGCGGGAAGGATCTTCGGCTTCTCGTCGCTGAGCATGCTGGTGCCCGAAGCGCTCATGGGAGTGGCCGCCGTCGGCATCCTTTACCTGACCGTCAAACGCATCTCCGGACCGGGGGCAGGCCTGCTGGCCGGGGGCGCCCTGGCGCTGACTCCGGTGGCGGCGCTGATGTTCAAGTTCAACAACCCCGACGCTTTGCTCACCCTTTGCCTGGTCCTCGCCGCGTACTTCACCACCCGCGCCATTGAGCAGGCGGGGTGGAAGTGGCTCGCGGCCGCCGGAGCCGTGGTGGGCCTGGCCTTCCTCACCAAGATGCTGCAGGGTTTCCTGATTGTTCCTGCCCTTGGCCTCGCATATCTCTGGGCGGCGCCCACCACTGCGGGACGGCGGATACTGCACCTTCTCGGTGCAGTGGGCGGCATCGTTGTGGTGGCGGGGAGCTATGTGGCACTTTTCCAACTGACTCCGGCCTCGGCACGGCCCTACATGGCCGGTTCAACCACCAACAGTTTCCTGGAGCTGACCTTCGGCTACAACGGCTTGTCCCGCATCACCGGCTCGGGCGAGGGTATGCCAGGTGGCGGCGCCGGTGCGCCGGGCGGGACGGGTGCGGGCGGCTTCGGCGGCGGCAACGGCGGGTTCGGCGGAGCCGCCGGCCTGCTGCGGATGTTCGGCACCAGCTTCGGCGCCGAGGTTGCCTGGCTGTTGCCCGCGGCCCTGATCCTGCTGGCTGCCGGCCTGTGGTTCACCCGGAGGGAAATTCGGACCTCCCGTACCCGTGCTGCCCTGATCCTGTGGGGCGGCTGGCTTCTGGTCACGGCGGGTGTCTTCAGCTTCATGAGCGGCATCGTCCACCCCTACTATTCCGTGGCGCTGGCGCCGGCAATCGCAGCCCTGGCGGGCATCGGATCTGTGGAACTGTGGCGTGGCCGGGGTTACTGGCCAGCCCGGATCGTCCTGGCCGTCGTTATCCTGGGCAGTTCCATCTGGTCCGCGGTGCTGCTGGGCCGCGATGTGTCCTGGCTCCCATGGCTGCGCATCGTCATCGTCGTCCTCGGCGTCCTTGCCGGCGCGGCGGTGATCCTTCGGCTCGACGCCCGGGGCACCGCCGGCAGGTTCCGGCACGCCGGTGCGGCCGCCGTCGTCGTAGTTTCCATTCTGGCCGGGGGCCTGGGCACCGGGGCGTGGACCCTGGCGACTGCCGCCTCCGCGCACTCAGGCTCCATCCCGACGTCGGGGCCCGCGGGGTCCTCAACAGGCGGCTTCGGCAACCGGACAGCCGGTTTCCGGGACGGCCGCACCGGGGCCGGCAGTTCAAGCGACGGCTCCTCCGCCGGGGGTGCAGGCGGCGATACTGCTGCCGGCGACAGTGCTTTGGGCGGCCTGCCGGGCGCTGACGGCCCCGGCAGTGAGGGAACGGCGGATTCTGCGGTGACCGCCCTGCTCTCCTCCACCACCACAAAGTGGTCCGCGATTGTCTCCGGCGCTACCCAGGCAGCCAGCCTGGAACTGGCAACAAACACCAGTGTTATTGCCCTGGGCGGCTGGAATGGCGGCGACCCTTACCCCACGCTGGCACAGTTCCAGGACATGGTGTCCAAGGGCGAGATCGGCTACTTCATCGAAGGCGGTGGCATGGGCGGGGGCATGGGCGGCCGGGGCGGTAACTCCGAAGTGGCAGCCTGGGTTCAGGCCAACTTCCAGTCCCAAACCGTGGGCAGCGCTACCGTGTACGCGTTGGCGAAGTAG
- a CDS encoding bifunctional glycosyltransferase family 2/GtrA family protein, with amino-acid sequence MTLTDSTSGSLPDAAVAPLSFPPRQSRPQPPQPPQPQPRPRPRPQRSAGRRAPVNTRTAVPVLDVTIPVFNEERDLEECLHRLHSHLRESFPHSFRITVADNASTDGTLKIAERLARELPELVVVHLGEKGRGNALRKVWLASPSPVLAYMDVDLSTDLAALAPLLAPLISGHSDLAIGTRLTRSSRVVRGPKREFISRTYNLMLHSFMGARFSDAQCGFKAIRADVAQQILPHTLDNSWFFDTELLVLAERCGLRVHEVPVDWTDDPDSSVDVVRTALADMRGMARLTRDLVYGRIPVPELRAALARGPLPASSRTAEQTRVGSLFGQLVRFAAIGGASTLAYLFIFLVGRGFLDPQVANFVALLITAVANTAANRRFTFGIQGGNPVRHHFDGLIVFGIGLLLTSGALAVVHSTTTPDRWAEVLTVVAANLAATAVRFLLFRLWVFRGPAVPAATSPTTSSTETAAS; translated from the coding sequence ATGACGCTCACCGACTCCACCTCAGGAAGCCTGCCGGACGCTGCAGTGGCGCCGCTGAGCTTCCCGCCGCGGCAATCCCGGCCGCAGCCGCCGCAGCCGCCACAGCCCCAGCCCCGGCCCCGGCCCCGGCCCCAGCGGAGCGCCGGGCGGCGTGCCCCTGTGAACACCCGCACCGCCGTCCCGGTCCTCGACGTCACCATCCCCGTTTTCAACGAGGAACGCGATTTGGAGGAATGCCTGCACCGGCTCCACTCGCACCTGCGCGAGTCTTTTCCACACAGCTTCCGTATTACCGTGGCGGACAACGCGAGCACGGATGGAACCCTGAAGATCGCCGAACGCCTGGCCAGGGAGCTTCCGGAACTTGTGGTGGTCCATCTGGGGGAAAAGGGCCGCGGCAATGCGCTGCGGAAAGTGTGGCTCGCCTCGCCGTCTCCGGTCCTGGCGTACATGGACGTGGACTTGTCCACCGATCTCGCCGCGCTGGCACCCCTGCTGGCCCCACTGATTTCGGGTCATTCGGACCTTGCCATCGGCACGCGCCTGACGCGTAGCTCACGGGTTGTCCGCGGGCCCAAACGGGAGTTCATCTCGCGGACCTACAACCTCATGCTCCATTCCTTCATGGGCGCCAGGTTCAGCGATGCGCAGTGCGGCTTCAAGGCCATCCGGGCCGACGTCGCTCAACAGATCCTGCCGCATACTCTGGACAATTCGTGGTTTTTCGACACCGAACTCCTGGTCCTCGCCGAACGTTGTGGCCTTCGGGTCCATGAAGTCCCGGTGGACTGGACCGACGACCCCGATTCCAGCGTTGATGTGGTCCGCACCGCCCTGGCAGACATGCGCGGCATGGCCCGGCTGACCCGGGATCTGGTCTACGGCCGGATCCCTGTTCCGGAATTGCGTGCCGCCTTGGCCCGCGGCCCGCTGCCCGCGTCATCCCGTACTGCCGAGCAGACGCGGGTGGGGAGCCTTTTCGGCCAGTTGGTCAGGTTTGCTGCCATCGGCGGCGCCTCGACGCTGGCGTACCTGTTCATCTTCCTGGTGGGTCGCGGGTTCTTGGACCCCCAGGTGGCCAACTTTGTGGCCCTGCTCATCACCGCGGTGGCCAACACCGCCGCCAACCGGCGGTTCACCTTCGGCATTCAGGGCGGGAACCCGGTGCGGCACCATTTCGACGGGCTGATCGTCTTCGGCATCGGCCTGCTACTCACCTCCGGGGCACTCGCCGTGGTGCACAGTACGACGACGCCGGACCGTTGGGCGGAAGTCCTCACGGTGGTGGCCGCGAATCTTGCCGCTACCGCAGTCAGGTTCCTGCTGTTCCGGCTGTGGGTTTTCCGCGGCCCGGCAGTCCCTGCGGCCACATCCCCCACTACTTCTTCGACGGAAACGGCAGCATCATGA
- a CDS encoding sensor histidine kinase, which produces MSALSGVPRRSGRSWFNPSTWHLRTRLILLSMALLVAISGAIGVVSYASMDVVLSKQLNEQLTMASRGRPPEGNPSGRPDPLDARGQAVGTLNARVAGGQISREAGFLSSDFTRTPLTSSDVATLQALPRDGVPVDRQLSNGDYRVMATQTPYGDVVITGLPLSTKQSTEASLVLTMVLVSLGGLLVIGLAGTALIRRTMRPLEQLSDVATKVSKLPLDAGEVALAVRVPASAAHPTTEVGSVGHALNLMLDNVSSALEARQRSEMKVRQFVADASHELRTPLTAIRGYTELMRMTETFTEDGRKSLGRVQSQSERMTTLVEDLLLLARLDEGKAPETTDVDLTQLVVETVSDEKVMAPDHIWQLKLPAEPIIVRGDNTQLHQVLANLLSNARKHTPAGTTVVTGVMRSADGSVVVTVTDDGPGIPGEFQGRIFSRFARVDAARAGLKGSAGLEGSSGLGLSIVESIVQAHGGSVELTSRPGRTEFAVRLPAAKVASA; this is translated from the coding sequence ATGTCCGCTCTTTCCGGTGTTCCCCGGCGGTCCGGCCGGTCCTGGTTCAACCCCTCGACCTGGCACCTCCGGACCCGCCTCATTTTGCTCTCCATGGCACTGCTGGTGGCCATCTCAGGTGCCATTGGCGTGGTCAGCTACGCCTCCATGGACGTGGTCCTTTCCAAGCAACTGAACGAACAGTTGACCATGGCGTCCCGCGGCCGGCCGCCGGAGGGCAACCCGTCCGGGCGCCCCGACCCCCTGGATGCCCGCGGGCAGGCCGTGGGGACGCTGAACGCGCGGGTGGCGGGCGGGCAGATCAGCCGGGAAGCGGGCTTCCTGTCCTCTGATTTCACCCGCACCCCGCTGACGTCCTCCGATGTGGCCACCCTCCAGGCGCTCCCCCGCGACGGCGTACCGGTGGACCGCCAGCTGTCCAACGGCGACTACCGTGTCATGGCCACTCAGACTCCCTACGGTGACGTGGTGATTACCGGCCTGCCGCTGAGCACCAAACAGAGCACCGAGGCCTCGCTTGTGCTCACGATGGTGCTGGTGTCGCTGGGCGGCCTGCTCGTGATCGGACTGGCCGGCACAGCCTTGATCCGCCGGACCATGCGCCCCCTGGAGCAGCTGTCCGACGTCGCCACCAAAGTTTCCAAGCTGCCCCTCGACGCCGGCGAGGTGGCGCTCGCCGTCCGCGTACCTGCCTCCGCTGCGCATCCCACCACGGAAGTGGGCAGTGTGGGGCACGCCCTGAACCTTATGCTGGACAACGTTTCCAGCGCTTTGGAAGCCCGCCAGCGGAGCGAAATGAAGGTGCGCCAATTTGTGGCGGATGCCTCGCACGAGCTGCGCACCCCGCTGACTGCCATCCGCGGCTACACGGAGCTGATGCGCATGACGGAGACGTTCACCGAGGACGGCAGGAAATCGCTGGGGCGGGTGCAGAGCCAGTCCGAGCGCATGACCACGCTGGTGGAGGACCTGTTGCTCTTGGCCCGGCTGGATGAAGGCAAAGCCCCGGAGACCACCGATGTGGACCTCACCCAGCTGGTGGTTGAGACCGTCAGCGACGAGAAAGTGATGGCCCCGGACCACATCTGGCAGTTGAAACTGCCGGCTGAGCCCATCATCGTGCGGGGTGACAACACCCAGCTCCACCAGGTCCTCGCCAACCTGCTGTCCAACGCGCGCAAGCACACGCCGGCCGGAACCACGGTGGTGACGGGCGTGATGCGGTCAGCCGATGGCAGCGTTGTTGTCACCGTCACCGATGACGGGCCGGGCATTCCGGGAGAGTTCCAGGGCAGGATCTTCTCGCGCTTCGCACGGGTGGACGCTGCCCGGGCCGGGCTGAAGGGCTCAGCCGGTTTGGAAGGCTCGTCCGGGCTGGGGCTCTCCATTGTGGAGTCCATTGTCCAGGCGCATGGCGGGAGCGTTGAACTGACGTCACGGCCGGGCAGGACCGAGTTCGCCGTCCGGTTGCCCGCAGCCAAGGTTGCCTCCGCCTGA
- a CDS encoding response regulator transcription factor, with protein MASPHSMTNNLPQLTHPDGSPIRALVVDDEPSLSELMSMGLRMAGWSVAVAADGPAAVKLAKDFHPDVLVLDVMLPGFDGVELLGRIRTFAPEVPALFLTAKDDVQDRIVGLAAGGDDYVTKPFSMEEVLLRLHRLVQRSGVAAMDTAELVVGDLVLNVDTREVTRAGEEVQLTATQFELLRYLMENPKRVVSKAQILDQVWDYDFGGQANIVELYISYLRKKIEANHPPMIHTVRGAGYVIKPAD; from the coding sequence ATGGCATCCCCGCACTCCATGACCAACAACCTTCCCCAGCTCACGCACCCGGACGGCTCGCCTATCCGCGCCCTCGTGGTGGACGACGAACCCAGCCTGTCCGAGCTCATGAGCATGGGCCTGCGCATGGCAGGCTGGTCCGTGGCCGTCGCCGCCGACGGGCCCGCCGCCGTCAAGCTGGCCAAGGACTTCCATCCGGACGTTTTGGTGCTGGATGTGATGCTGCCGGGGTTCGACGGCGTGGAGCTGCTGGGCAGAATCCGCACCTTTGCGCCGGAGGTACCGGCGCTGTTCCTTACGGCCAAGGACGACGTCCAGGACCGCATCGTGGGCCTGGCCGCCGGCGGCGACGACTACGTCACCAAGCCGTTCAGCATGGAAGAGGTCCTGCTGCGCCTGCACCGGCTGGTCCAGCGCTCCGGGGTGGCCGCCATGGACACCGCCGAACTGGTAGTGGGTGACCTGGTGCTCAACGTGGACACCCGGGAAGTTACCCGGGCCGGGGAAGAGGTCCAGCTGACGGCCACCCAGTTCGAACTCCTGCGCTACCTGATGGAGAACCCCAAACGCGTGGTCAGTAAGGCCCAGATCCTGGACCAGGTGTGGGATTACGATTTCGGTGGCCAGGCCAACATCGTGGAGCTGTATATCTCTTACCTGCGCAAGAAAATCGAGGCGAACCACCCGCCGATGATCCACACGGTGCGCGGCGCCGGCTACGTCATCAAGCCTGCAGATTAG
- a CDS encoding winged helix-turn-helix domain-containing protein: MSVASGYVHISVRNAGKPSQSSGLRQGFGTRQAFAPGAGGTGFPAPGYVPQGYNPNSYGQLRAVQPSEAAPLTAPTPVVGGSNAPRSANDNLARGFVLYMGIDEETAAAAGTSIAKLAQEIRAYAQSLVTGAESYAAVAMAPAGTPGSALDVVRSTFGDPTVNAQKRTETARLQQAAEPRPSGVLIDLARREVHLDGESLNLTFKEFELLNYLVENGTRTVGRDELLEGLWRNAEEVPNERTIDVHIRRLRSKLGRLANTVRTVRGQGYRFYEHPEVVVWAAPEYSI, encoded by the coding sequence ATGTCAGTTGCATCCGGATACGTCCACATCTCCGTCCGTAACGCCGGTAAGCCCAGCCAGTCGTCCGGCCTCCGTCAGGGTTTTGGCACCCGCCAGGCGTTCGCGCCTGGCGCTGGTGGAACCGGTTTCCCCGCTCCCGGGTACGTACCCCAGGGCTACAACCCCAACTCCTACGGCCAGCTCCGCGCCGTGCAGCCCTCCGAAGCTGCCCCGCTCACCGCGCCCACGCCGGTAGTAGGGGGGAGCAACGCACCCAGGTCCGCGAACGATAACCTTGCTCGCGGATTCGTCCTTTACATGGGCATCGACGAGGAGACCGCGGCGGCAGCCGGAACCTCCATTGCCAAGCTTGCCCAGGAAATCCGCGCCTACGCCCAGTCGCTCGTGACCGGCGCCGAAAGCTACGCTGCGGTGGCCATGGCCCCGGCCGGTACCCCCGGTTCCGCGCTCGACGTCGTCCGGTCCACCTTTGGCGACCCCACTGTCAACGCCCAGAAGCGCACCGAAACTGCGCGGCTGCAGCAGGCGGCGGAGCCCCGTCCCTCCGGCGTCCTCATCGACCTGGCCCGCCGCGAAGTCCACCTTGACGGCGAATCCCTGAACCTGACCTTCAAGGAATTCGAACTCCTCAACTACCTCGTCGAGAACGGCACCCGCACAGTCGGCCGCGACGAGCTGCTCGAAGGTTTGTGGCGCAATGCCGAGGAGGTACCCAACGAGCGCACCATCGACGTCCACATCCGCCGCCTCCGCTCCAAACTGGGCCGCCTCGCCAACACCGTCCGCACCGTCCGAGGCCAGGGCTACCGGTTCTACGAGCACCCCGAAGTAGTGGTCTGGGCCGCTCCGGAATACTCGATCTAG